The Streptomyces griseiscabiei genomic sequence GGCTCGTCGTGCTGCACGACGCGACGCTGACCCGGACGACCAACGTCGAGGAGCTCTATCCGGAGCGCGCCCCCTGGAACGTGGCGGACTTCACCGCCGCGGAGATCGCGCGCCTGGACGCGGGCAGCTGGTTCGACGGCGACTACGCGGGCGCGCGCGTGCCGACGTTGGAGCAGTACATGAGGCGGGTGTCGCGCAACCACCAGAAGCTCGTCCTGGAGATCAAGAACCCGCAGCTCTACCCGGGCATCGAACAGCAGACCCTGAAGGTGCTCGGCAACGAGGGCTGGCTCGCCCCGGCGCAGCTGGAGCGGCTGGTGATCCAGAGCTTCAGCGCCGACACCGTACGCCGGGTCCACGAACTGAGCCCTGCGGTGAAGACCGCTCTGCTCGGCACCCCGGACATCGCCGACCTGCCCGAGTACGCGACGTTCAGCGACCAGATCAACTCCTCGTACACGACGATCTCCGGCTCGTACGTCGCCACGATCCACGCGCTGGAGGGTCCGCACGGGAAGCCCTTGGAGATCCTGACCTGGACCGTGAACGACGCGGTGAACGCCCGCCGGGTGGCGGGCTACGGGGTGAACGGCATCATCACCAACAAGCCGGACGTGGTGAGAGAGGCCACGCAGAGCTGACGACGGTTCCGGGCGGCGGCGTGCGTTCCGGGAAGGGACGCACGCCGCACTCGTTGTCGGTGGCCGCCCGTACGGTGGTCCCATGAACAGCCATGCGCAGGACAAGCCGCGCGTCGTGTGGGCCGTCGTCGGCACGGACATCGGTCCGCTGCTGCTGGCCGCGACGGACGACGGCCTGGTCAACGTCGTGTTCCACGCCACGGACGCGGTGCGCGACCGGAGCCTCGACCGGCTCGCCTCCCGTCTCGGCACCACCCCGGTGGAGGCCCCCGGCGCGCCCCGGCTGGCCGAGGCGATACATCAGGTCGAGGCGTACTTCGCGGGCGAGCGGCACGACTTCGAGCTGCCGCTGGACTGGTCGCTGATCTCCGGGTTCAACCGCCAGGTGCTGCGCGAGCTGGCGTCCGGCGTTCCCTACGGCTCGGTCGTCGGCTACGGCGATCTCGCGCGGCGCGTGGGGCAGCCGGGCGCGGCCCAGGCGGTCGGTGTCGCGATGGGGTCGAATCCGCTGCCCGTGGTGGTGCCGTGCCACCGGGTCGTCGAGAGCGACGGCGGCATCGGGGGGTTCGGCGGCGGGCTGGAGACCAAGCGGAAGCTGCTGGCCCTGGAAGGGGTGCTCCCGGAGCCGTTGTTCTGAGAAGTGCTTCCGGAGCCCTTGTTCTGAGGCAGCCATGGGTGGACTTTGCCCACCCGTGCGTGACCTTTGCCTGTGAGGTGACCGACGCGCGCGCGGTGGCGCGAATCGGTCATCGGTCGTCGTTTCGGCAGCCAGAGGCTGGCCGAAAACCGACGTCGGCGCTCGGTTATGCGTAGTGCCGCGCCTCGAACACATTGCCGTCCGGGTCCCGGAAGTAGAAGCTGCGCCGGGCCGCGCCACGCGCGCCGAACGAGTCGTACGAGAAGTCCGAGACGGGGACCGCCCGTTCCTCCAGCCGGGTCCGCAGCTCGTCGAAGGCCTCGCCGGGCATGGCGAGACAGACGTGGTTGACGGGGTGGCCCGCACTGTCGGCGGCGCCGGGCACCATGGTCAGGGTCTCGGCCATGGCGAGCGGCATCAGGTCGAGGATGGTCTCGTCGTTGAGGCGCACGGACGGGAAGGGGGCTCGTCCCGCCGCGTACTCGGCGACCCGTACGGGCTCCAGGCCGACGGCCTTCTCGTAGAAGTCGGCCGCGGCGAGCGGCTCCCGCACCCAGAGAACGACATGGTCGAGTCGAGTCGTGTTGTCCGTCATGCGCCCCAGGCTGGTGTCCCGCACCACAGGGCGCAAGGGTTTGGCCGGGCGCGCCGTCCGCCAGGGATGAGGGAGGAACGACAGACAGGAGGCATGCGCGTGCTGGTGGTGTCGGAAGAGGTGCGGGAAGCGGTCGACGCGCGTCGACCCGTGGTGGCGCTGGAGTCCACGATCATCGCGCACGGGCTCCCCCGCCCGCGCAATCTGCGGGTGGCGCTGGAGCTGGAGGAGGTCGTACGACAAGAGGGCGCCGTGCCCGCGACGATCGCCGTGCTGGACGGGCGGCCCCATGTCGGGCTCGACAAGGACCAGTTGGAGCGGGTCGCGAACGAGGACGGCATCCGCAAGCTGGGTCACCGGGACCTGCCCCTCGCGGTGGCCTCGGGAGCGAGCGGCGCGACCACCGTGTCGGCGACCGCCCAACTGGCGGCCCTGGCAGGCGTACGGGTGTTCGCGACGGGTGGGCTCGGGGGCGTGCATCGGGAGTGGACGGTGTCCCAGGACGAATCCGCCGACCTGGGGCTGCTGGCGCGGACCCGGATCACGGTGGTGTGCGCGGGCGTGAAGTCGATCCTGGACGTCCCGGCCACGCTGCAGCGCCTGGAGACGCTGGGTGTGGCGGTCGCCGGGTACGGCACGGACCGCTTCCCGGGCTTCTATCTGTCCGACTCGGGTCATCCGGTGGAGTGGACGCTGGGGTCGCCCGGCGAGGTCGCGGACGTCATGCGGGCGCAGGACGCGCTCGACGGCCCGGAGGCGACGTTGATCGTCGCCAACCCCGTCCCCGAGGACGAGCAGCTCGATCCCGAGTTGCACGCGCGTGTGCTGGCCGACGCGCTGCGGGCCTGCGCGGCGGAGGGTGTGACGGGGCAGGCGGTCACCCCCTTCCTGCTGAGCTACCTGGTACGGCACACCGACGGCGCCTCCCTGACCGCCAACCTGGCGGCGGTACGCGGCAACGTACGGCTCGCGGCACGGATCGCGGCGGCCTGGGCCGGGGCGTGAGGTGGCGCGGCACGGTGTGACCGGGCCCGCCGGCGCGAAGGGCGGAGCGCTGCTGGTGGTGGGTGACGTCGTCACGGATGTCGTCGCCCGGCATCGCGGGCCCCTCGCGGCGGGCACCGACACGGCCTCCGCGATCCGGACGCTGCCGGGCGGGGCGGGTGCCAATGTGGCCTGCTGGGCGGCTCACCGGGGCTGCGCCGACGTGCGGCTGCTCGGGTGCGTGGGCACGGACGGGGCCGAGTGGCACGAGCGGGAGCTGCGGGCCTCGGGCGTACGGCCGCAGCTGGTCGTCGACCCGGACGCGGCCACGGGGACGGTGATCTGCCTGGTGGACACCGGCGACGCGGCCGAACGCACGTTCCTGACCGACAGCGGCGCCGCGTTGCGGCTGGACCCTGGCCACTGGTCGCCGTCCCTGCTCGACGGGGTCGCTCGGCTGCATCTGTCGGGCTATCTGTTCTTCGCGGAACCGAGCCGCGCGCTGGCTTCCGTGGCCCTGGAGTCGGCACGCGCGCGTGGGGTGCCGGTGAGCGTCGATCCCGCGTCGGCGGGGTTCCTCGCGCGGCTGGGCGTGGACCGTTTCCTCGCGCTCGTCGAGGGCGTCGATGTGCTGCTGCCCAGCCGCGACGAGGCATGTCTGCTGACCGGACTGCCCGATCCGGCCGACGCGGCGGCCAAGCTGAGTCGCCTCTTCCCTCTCGTCGTGGCCAAACAGGGCGCCGACGGTGCGCTGATCGCCCGCGGGGGCGGCATCGAGTCACGGATCCCGGCGGCCCCCGCCGTGCCCCGCGACACCACCGGCGCGGGCGACGCCTTCACCGGCGCCTTCCTGGCCGCGCTGCTCGCGGGCGCGGAGGTCGAGAAGGCGGCGGCCGAGGGGTGCGCGGCGGGAGCGCGGGCGGTGGGGGAGGTGGGTGGAAGGCCGCCGAGGGGCGGCTGAGGGCCATGGCCGGTGCGCGGCGCCCGGGGGGCTCCGGCCGGGGCACGGTGAGGGCGTCGACGGCCCGGGCCGTCGCCCGGGTGACACCGTGGTGCCGGTCGGCCCGCCGGGAGCCTGTGCTCCGCGGCGGGCCTGACCTGCCTCTACGCCTTGCGGCCCCACGCCGAGATCAGTGGCGGGGCCGCGATGTCCAGCGCTCCGGAGGCCACATGGGCGAGGTGCCGGTCGATCTCGTCGTCCGTGGCGAGGTCGGCGGTGACGAGGTCCTCACGGAGCCGGTCTACGGTCATCGACTCCAGGGCGGAGCAGGCGGGTGACACGACAGGGAAGTACGCGTCGGCCTCCACGCCGCGCAGTCCCGCCGCGCGCAGCAGGCGCGGGAGTCGGCGGCCGTGCGCGGGGTCGATCCCCCGTTCGGTGAGCAACGCGGCGACGGCCTGGCGAAGCCGGTTGGCCAGTTGGTGTTCGGGCCCGGACTCCTCGAGGCAGGCCAGGGGTTGGAGGGCGGGGTCGGCATCCTCGATCAGGAGGCGTCCGCCGGGACGCAGGGCCTTGATCATCGATGACAACGCCCGGTCGCGGTCGGGCGCGTGGGCCAGGGAGAGCCGCGCGTGGACGAGGTCGAAGCCGTCCCCCGGCGGCTCGTCGACGCCCACCCGGTGGAGGAGGGCCTCCACCGGAGGGCGGGTGACCGAGGGGACGGCCCAGGAGAGGTCGGTGTCGGTCGCGATGACCTTGCCGGTCGGTCCGACCTTCTTGGCCAGCCAGGAGACGACGGAGGTGCCGCCCGCGCCGACCTCCCAGCAGCGCCAGCCCGAGCCCAGGCCGAAGGCCTCCATGTGCCGGAACGTCGTGGGGTCGAAGAGCGTGGCGAAGGCGTCGGGGCCCTGCCCCGTCTCGGCCTGCCGGTGGTCGAGGAGATACCCGTCGGTTCGCATCATGCCGCGATCATCCCATTTGAGCGTCTTATCACTAATAGCGACGCTCCCGCAGTCCGTGAGGTCGCCCGGCCGTGACCGGTCCGTCCGCCCCCGTCGCACCGATCGGAACGGAACGCCAGGACCGGCACGCCCGAACCGGCGGGGACGGAACGGCGGGGCCGACCGGGACGTCTACAAGTGAAGCGGAATGTTCCGTTCCCACAGCCTTACCCGGCACTCGTTCGGCCCTGGCAAACTGACGCGACAGGCACGAAGTGCGGTGCGAGGAGATCCACGCAAGGAGAAGCCAGATGTCCATGGCAGGGAATCTGCGGAAGGTCGCCGGTCTCGACAAGGTCGGCGGCCTGCGCAGGATGGCGAGGCTGGCCCGACGACGCCCCCGCGTCGACCTCAGCCATCCGGCCCGCTCCCCGCTCGGCACCTCGGTGGTCAACTGCGTCACCTACCACAAGGGCGTCCGCTCCCCCGCCGTCCGCGATGTCGTCGAGGCCGTCAGGCAGGTCCGCAGGCACGACCACGGCTTCGTCTGGCTGGGGCTGCACGAGCCGACGCAGCGGGAGTTCGCCGGCATCGCCGAACTCTTCGACCTGCACCCGCTGGCCGTGGAGGACGCGATCGAGGCCCACCAGCGCCCCAAGCTGGAGCGCTACGACGACACCCTGTTCGCGGTGTTCAAGACGGTCTGCTACGTCGAGCACACCGAACTGACCGCGACCAGCGAGGTGGTGCACACCGGCGAGATCATGGTCTTCGTCGGCCCCGACTTCGTGATCACGGTCCGGCACGGGCGGCACGGCTCACTCGGCCCGCTGCGCGAGGAACTGGAGGCGAACCCCGACCAGTTGGCCAAGGGTCCGGCCGCGGTGCTGCACGCGATCGCGGACCACGTGGTGGACGACTACCTGAACGTCACGGACTCCGTCCAGACGGACATCGACCAGGTCGAGACCGACGTCTTCGCCGCGAACGGCGCGCGCGTCGACCCGGGACGCATCTACCAGCTCAAGCGCGAACTGCTCGAACTGAAGCGGGCGGTGGCCCCGCTCGCCCGCCCGCTCCTGGAGCTGACCTCACGACCGATCCGGGTCATCGACCCGGAGATACAGGCCTACTTCCGGGACGTCTCGGACCACCTGCTCCGCGCCACCGAGCAGATCGCCGCGTTCGACGAACTGCTCAACTCGATCCTGCAGGCCCATCTCGCGCAGGTCAGCGTCGCGCAGAACGAGGACATGCGCAGGATCACGGCATGGGCGGCGCTCATCGCCGTACCGACCATGGTGTGCGGGGTGTACGGCATGAACTTCGAGCACATGCCCGAGTTGCACTGGAGGTTCGGCTACCCGCTGGTGCTGGCCGTCATAGCCGTCGCCTGCGTCGCCCTGTTCCGGGGCTTCAAGCGCAACGGGTGGCTGTGACGGCGCGGCTTGGGACGGGTCAGCGTGTCGCGCTCCTCGCGTAGACGCTCTCGGCCCAGGAGGCGATCTGGTCGTCCGACAGATGGTGGGCCAGGTCGGCTTCGCTGATCATGCCGACGAGCCGCTTGTTCTCGATCACCGGGAGCCGACGGATCTGATGCCCCTTCATCTCCTGGAGCACCTCGCTGACGTCTGCGTTCGCGTCGATCCAGCGCGGTGTGCCCTTGGCCAGTTCGCCGGCCGTGATCGTCGACGGGTCGTGGCCCAGGGCGACGCAGCCGACGACGATGTCGCGGTCGGTGAGGATGCCGCAGAGCCGTTCGTTCTGGTCGCTGATGGGGAGGGCTCCGACGTTCAGCTGGCGCATCAGCTGCGCGGCGCGGTCCAGGGTCTCGTGGGCGGGGATCCACTGGGCTCCGCGGTGCATGATGTCTCCGGCGGTGGTCATGTAGTACCTCCCGGTGCCGGACGGCCGGCGCGGCGCAGGACACACCGCTAGTCCCGGCGCCCTACATTCTTGCCGCGACCGGAGTGAAGCGCACTCGGAAGCCCCCGCCCCGCCCGCTCGTCAGCCGTTCCAGGCAGGGTGCCGTGGGTCGTCGGCGCGTACCAGGACGTCCGCTGCGGTGGCCGGGTCGGTCTCGGTCCCGTAGCGCTCGAAGGCGGGAAGGGTCCAGTGCTCGGCCTCGGGGGTGCGGCGGCGCAGGGCGCCCGGGGAGAGAAGGACGTGCACGGTCAGATCGAAGGGGAACCAGTTCTTGAGAAGGAGGGGGCCGTGCGCCAGCAGGAGTGCGCCGGGCGGGAGTTGGACGTAGGAGCTGCGGGTCGCGCGGTCGGTCGCGGGGTCCCAGAGGTCGGGCAGGACCCGGCCCGTGCCACCGGGGTCGAGCGGGCCGAAGACCTCCCGCCACAGGGCGGCGGAGTCGAACCAGCCGTCGTAGTACGCCTCCACGTCCTCGTGGCCGTACTCGAAGCGCAGCGAAGCCGGCCGCAGAAAGCCCTCGGTGCCCACGACGAGCGAGGACCGGCCGCGTACGCGCAGCGCCTCCGACACCCGTGCGGCGAGGTCCCCGGGGCGCGCGGCCGGGGCGCCGTCGAAGGCGACGCGCGGCCAGGGCGAACCGTCGTCCGGCTTCAGGTCGATGAGGCGGTCGGCGAGGAGGTCGCCGAGCCGTTCCCAGGTGATCGCTTCGAATCGCACACGGCCCATGATGCCGCGCGCGGCGGGCCCCGCCCCCGCCGGACCGGAGATCGGCCCGACAACCACGTGCCCCTGGGGCCACCAGGGGGAATGAACCGCGTATGGCCGCACTCGCCACTCCCCCGCCCCGTACCGGACTTGTCGTCGTGCAGGCACTCAGGAAGAAGCACTGCGCCGAGTGCCGGAGCGGGCCGGTGGCGATGCTGGTGCTGGAGGAGGGGGCGCCGCGCTGCCTCGACTGCGCGGATCTCGGGCACCTCGTGTTCCTGCCCCGGGGCGACACCGCGCTCACCCGGCGGGCCCGGGAGGAGAGTGCGCTGTCGGCGGTGGTCGTGCGGTTCAACCGGCGCCGGAGCCGGTACGAGCGGCAGGGCGTCCTGGTCGAGGAGGCGGCGCTCGCCCGTGCCGAGGAACGGTGCCTGGCGGACGCGGAGGCACGACGCCGACGCCGGGTGCGGGACGCGCGGCGGCGCGCCGCGGAGGACGTGTGCTTCACGGACGCGTTCGCCACGGAGATCCGGCGGCTGTTCCCCGCGTGCCCGGCGGAGCGGGCCCGGGAGATCGCCGCCCACGCCTCCCTGCGGGGCAGCGGCCGCGTCGGCCGCAGCGCCGCGGGGCGCGCCCTGACGGAGATCGCGGTGACCTCGGCCGTCATCGCCTCCGTCCGGCACGTGGACACGCCGTACGACCACCTCCTGATGACCGGCGTACCCCGTCATGAGGCGCGCCGACGGATCGCGGGGGTGGTGGAGACGACGCTGCGGGGGTGGCGGGGAGGGGCGTGAAGGGGCGGGGGGGGTGGGGTGGGGGGCTGGGGGGGGAGGGAGGGCCCCCCACCCCGATGGGAAAGCGAAGGCGGCGACGGTCCGGCGGAAGTGGACGTTCGCGTATGGGCGTGGGCGGCTCGGGCATGGTGACTGTGGCCGTGTGGATGTTCACTTGAGGTGACGGCAGGTGGGGCAGGGATGGTCGGAGTCGGGGGATCGAGGTGGGAGCGGACATGATCGACGGGCCGTACTTCGTGCTGACGGTGCTGGGGCTGCTCGGGACCGGGATCGTGGCGGGGGTGTTCTGCGGGTTCTCGACGTTCGTGATGAAGGGGCTGGCGTCGTTGCCGCCGGCGCAGGGCGTGGCGGCGATGCAGGCGATCAATGTGAGCGCGCTGACGCCGGCGTTCATGCTGGTGTTCGCGGGTACGGCGGTGCTGTGTGCCGTGCTGGCCGTCGTGACGTTCGTGCTGTGGCCGGACGAGGGCAGAGTGGAGCTGCTGCTGGGCAGCGCGCTGTATCTGTTCGGCTGCTTCGGGGTCACGATGGTGGCGAACGTGCCGCGCAACGAGACACTCGCCAAGCTGGACCCCGGCACGGCGGAGGCGGCGACGTACTGGCGCGACTACGTGAGCCGGTGGACGACGTGGAACCACGTCCGGGCGGTCGCCTCGGCCGCCGCGGCGCTGTCGTATCTGCTGGCGCTCGCCTGAGGCGGGGTCGCCGGGCGCGTCGTATCGTGGCGGGAAGAGAGTGCCGCCCGAAGGCGTACAGCCGTGCGCCGCGCGCCCTGGGGCGTATGTCCCCACGCCCACACGAGGGAGACGGCCATGGCCGATCCCAAGGGTTTTCTGACCGTCCCGCGCGAGGAGTGGCCCCGTCGGCCCGTGGAGGAGCGGGTGCGGGACTGGGACGAGGTGTATGTCCCCGGGGCGCTTCTGCCGATCGTCAGCAGGCAGGCGGACCGCTGTATGGACTGCGGGATCCCGTTCTGTCACGACGCCTGTCCGCTGGGGAATCTGATCCCCGAGTGGAACGACCTGGTGTCGCGGGAGGACTGGCGGGCGGCGAGCGACCGGCTGCACGCGACGAACAACTTCCCGGAGTTCACCGGGCGGCTGTGTCCCGCTCCGTGCGAGGCGGGGTGTGTGCTGGCGATCAATCAGCCTGCGGTGACCATCAAGAACGTGGAGGTGGCCATCGCGGACCGGGCCTGGGAAGACGGTTTCACGCCGCCTCGTCCGCCCGACCGGCTGTCGGGGAGGACGGTCGCCGTCATCGGTTCCGGGCCCGCCGGGCTTGCGGCGGCCCAGCAGCTGACGCGGGCCGGGCACACGGTCGCCGTGTACGAACGGGCGGACCGGATCGGGGGGTTGCTGCGGTACGGGATCCCGGCGTTCAAGATGGAGCGGCGGCAGCTGGACCGGCGGTTGGAGCAGATGCGGGCGGAGGGCACCAGGTTCCGTACGTCGACCGCAGTGGGGCGGGACGTCGGGGCGGCCGAGCTGCGGGCCCGGTACGACGCGGTGGTGATCGCCACGGGGGCCACGGCCTGGCGGGAACTGGAGGTGCCCGGGCGGGAGTTGGCCGGGATACATCAGGCGATGGAGTATCTGCCGCTGGCCGACCGGGTGTGCGAGGGGGATCTGGCGGTGTCGCCGTTGTCGGCGGCCGGGAAGCATGTGGTGATCGTCGGGGGTGGTGACACGGGGGCGGACTGTCTGGGGACGGCGGTGCGGGAAGGGGCCGCGTCCGTGACGCAGTTGGACATCTATCCGCTGCCGGAGGCGGAGCGCGACGAGGATGTCGATCCGTGGCCGACGTATCCGAAGGTGTACCGGCTCTCGGCCGCGCACGAGGAGGCGCGTGACCTGCGGTCCGCGCCGGCGGCCGACGCGGACGCACGGCTCTTCGCGGCGTCCACGCTCCGGTTCACCGGGGACGAGGAGGGGCATGTGCGGACGTTGCACCTGGTGGAGGTGGACGAGCGGCGGCGGGCCCGGTCCGGGACCGGGCGGACGCTGCCCGTCGATCTCGTCCTGCTGGCGCTCGGGTTCTCGGGGCCGGACCGCCACGACGGGCTCGTCGACCAGCTCGGGCTGGCCCTCGATCC encodes the following:
- a CDS encoding methylated-DNA--[protein]-cysteine S-methyltransferase, which encodes MNSHAQDKPRVVWAVVGTDIGPLLLAATDDGLVNVVFHATDAVRDRSLDRLASRLGTTPVEAPGAPRLAEAIHQVEAYFAGERHDFELPLDWSLISGFNRQVLRELASGVPYGSVVGYGDLARRVGQPGAAQAVGVAMGSNPLPVVVPCHRVVESDGGIGGFGGGLETKRKLLALEGVLPEPLF
- a CDS encoding nucleoside/nucleotide kinase family protein; the protein is MGRVRFEAITWERLGDLLADRLIDLKPDDGSPWPRVAFDGAPAARPGDLAARVSEALRVRGRSSLVVGTEGFLRPASLRFEYGHEDVEAYYDGWFDSAALWREVFGPLDPGGTGRVLPDLWDPATDRATRSSYVQLPPGALLLAHGPLLLKNWFPFDLTVHVLLSPGALRRRTPEAEHWTLPAFERYGTETDPATAADVLVRADDPRHPAWNG
- a CDS encoding glycerophosphodiester phosphodiesterase, with protein sequence MHVRAVAAATTAFLGATVLLLPTSAAHAAADADNPLVVAHRGASAYAPENTLAAVDKADEMGFEWVENDVQRTSDGRLVVLHDATLTRTTNVEELYPERAPWNVADFTAAEIARLDAGSWFDGDYAGARVPTLEQYMRRVSRNHQKLVLEIKNPQLYPGIEQQTLKVLGNEGWLAPAQLERLVIQSFSADTVRRVHELSPAVKTALLGTPDIADLPEYATFSDQINSSYTTISGSYVATIHALEGPHGKPLEILTWTVNDAVNARRVAGYGVNGIITNKPDVVREATQS
- a CDS encoding anthrone oxygenase family protein — protein: MIDGPYFVLTVLGLLGTGIVAGVFCGFSTFVMKGLASLPPAQGVAAMQAINVSALTPAFMLVFAGTAVLCAVLAVVTFVLWPDEGRVELLLGSALYLFGCFGVTMVANVPRNETLAKLDPGTAEAATYWRDYVSRWTTWNHVRAVASAAAALSYLLALA
- a CDS encoding pseudouridine-5'-phosphate glycosidase, whose amino-acid sequence is MRVLVVSEEVREAVDARRPVVALESTIIAHGLPRPRNLRVALELEEVVRQEGAVPATIAVLDGRPHVGLDKDQLERVANEDGIRKLGHRDLPLAVASGASGATTVSATAQLAALAGVRVFATGGLGGVHREWTVSQDESADLGLLARTRITVVCAGVKSILDVPATLQRLETLGVAVAGYGTDRFPGFYLSDSGHPVEWTLGSPGEVADVMRAQDALDGPEATLIVANPVPEDEQLDPELHARVLADALRACAAEGVTGQAVTPFLLSYLVRHTDGASLTANLAAVRGNVRLAARIAAAWAGA
- a CDS encoding carbohydrate kinase family protein; amino-acid sequence: MTGPAGAKGGALLVVGDVVTDVVARHRGPLAAGTDTASAIRTLPGGAGANVACWAAHRGCADVRLLGCVGTDGAEWHERELRASGVRPQLVVDPDAATGTVICLVDTGDAAERTFLTDSGAALRLDPGHWSPSLLDGVARLHLSGYLFFAEPSRALASVALESARARGVPVSVDPASAGFLARLGVDRFLALVEGVDVLLPSRDEACLLTGLPDPADAAAKLSRLFPLVVAKQGADGALIARGGGIESRIPAAPAVPRDTTGAGDAFTGAFLAALLAGAEVEKAAAEGCAAGARAVGEVGGRPPRGG
- a CDS encoding glutamate synthase subunit beta; its protein translation is MADPKGFLTVPREEWPRRPVEERVRDWDEVYVPGALLPIVSRQADRCMDCGIPFCHDACPLGNLIPEWNDLVSREDWRAASDRLHATNNFPEFTGRLCPAPCEAGCVLAINQPAVTIKNVEVAIADRAWEDGFTPPRPPDRLSGRTVAVIGSGPAGLAAAQQLTRAGHTVAVYERADRIGGLLRYGIPAFKMERRQLDRRLEQMRAEGTRFRTSTAVGRDVGAAELRARYDAVVIATGATAWRELEVPGRELAGIHQAMEYLPLADRVCEGDLAVSPLSAAGKHVVIVGGGDTGADCLGTAVREGAASVTQLDIYPLPEAERDEDVDPWPTYPKVYRLSAAHEEARDLRSAPAADADARLFAASTLRFTGDEEGHVRTLHLVEVDERRRARSGTGRTLPVDLVLLALGFSGPDRHDGLVDQLGLALDPRGTITRGPDFATAVPGVYAAGDAARGQSLVVWAIAEGRAVAAAVDRRLTGVDRLPAPIGPYDRPMTA
- a CDS encoding magnesium and cobalt transport protein CorA; the protein is MSMAGNLRKVAGLDKVGGLRRMARLARRRPRVDLSHPARSPLGTSVVNCVTYHKGVRSPAVRDVVEAVRQVRRHDHGFVWLGLHEPTQREFAGIAELFDLHPLAVEDAIEAHQRPKLERYDDTLFAVFKTVCYVEHTELTATSEVVHTGEIMVFVGPDFVITVRHGRHGSLGPLREELEANPDQLAKGPAAVLHAIADHVVDDYLNVTDSVQTDIDQVETDVFAANGARVDPGRIYQLKRELLELKRAVAPLARPLLELTSRPIRVIDPEIQAYFRDVSDHLLRATEQIAAFDELLNSILQAHLAQVSVAQNEDMRRITAWAALIAVPTMVCGVYGMNFEHMPELHWRFGYPLVLAVIAVACVALFRGFKRNGWL
- a CDS encoding DUF2293 domain-containing protein encodes the protein MAALATPPPRTGLVVVQALRKKHCAECRSGPVAMLVLEEGAPRCLDCADLGHLVFLPRGDTALTRRAREESALSAVVVRFNRRRSRYERQGVLVEEAALARAEERCLADAEARRRRRVRDARRRAAEDVCFTDAFATEIRRLFPACPAERAREIAAHASLRGSGRVGRSAAGRALTEIAVTSAVIASVRHVDTPYDHLLMTGVPRHEARRRIAGVVETTLRGWRGGA
- a CDS encoding VOC family protein, with amino-acid sequence MTDNTTRLDHVVLWVREPLAAADFYEKAVGLEPVRVAEYAAGRAPFPSVRLNDETILDLMPLAMAETLTMVPGAADSAGHPVNHVCLAMPGEAFDELRTRLEERAVPVSDFSYDSFGARGAARRSFYFRDPDGNVFEARHYA
- a CDS encoding methyltransferase domain-containing protein is translated as MMRTDGYLLDHRQAETGQGPDAFATLFDPTTFRHMEAFGLGSGWRCWEVGAGGTSVVSWLAKKVGPTGKVIATDTDLSWAVPSVTRPPVEALLHRVGVDEPPGDGFDLVHARLSLAHAPDRDRALSSMIKALRPGGRLLIEDADPALQPLACLEESGPEHQLANRLRQAVAALLTERGIDPAHGRRLPRLLRAAGLRGVEADAYFPVVSPACSALESMTVDRLREDLVTADLATDDEIDRHLAHVASGALDIAAPPLISAWGRKA
- a CDS encoding CBS domain-containing protein, with translation MTTAGDIMHRGAQWIPAHETLDRAAQLMRQLNVGALPISDQNERLCGILTDRDIVVGCVALGHDPSTITAGELAKGTPRWIDANADVSEVLQEMKGHQIRRLPVIENKRLVGMISEADLAHHLSDDQIASWAESVYARSATR